The following proteins are encoded in a genomic region of Desulfonatronum thiodismutans:
- a CDS encoding complex I subunit 4 family protein: MTESGFPVLSALIFFPLLAAVGLFFLRDERTVRLYTLVVGLIEMGLAAPLFRFDLSTANFQFVEIMPWVPAWNMNYHVGVDGISILMIFLTVLLLPLCVLCSWSYIGKRVKEFHFCLLLMIGACVGIFSALDFVLFYIFWEAMLIPMFLLIAVWGGPNKRYASLKFFIYTLAGSTLFLAAIVAFFVNTGTFSIPELMTHEYAFNFQFWTFLAMALAFAIKVPMFPFHTWLPAAHVEAPTAGSVLLASILLKMGTYGFLRFCLPLTPAASEYFAPLMITISIVSILYGGVIALGQKDMKKLIAYSSVAHMGFVTLGIFVFTMRGVEGAIMQMINHGITTGALFMLVGAIYERSHSREIADNMGLGKYLPAYMFFFGLFAIASFGFPGTNGFVSEALVLIGVFEANYLLGALTIPGVMLAAAYMLRLGLKLAWGQPSQAANWKDLNTREWVYLVPLAVLVLYLGLMPTLALKTINPSVVHLLNQYETRKTLHLESSLQPEPPAQVVQLPATRGTDQ, from the coding sequence ATGACTGAATCCGGGTTCCCCGTTCTCAGCGCCCTGATCTTCTTCCCCCTGCTGGCCGCCGTCGGGCTGTTCTTTCTGCGCGACGAGCGGACCGTCCGCCTGTACACACTGGTCGTGGGTCTGATCGAGATGGGCTTGGCCGCGCCGCTGTTCCGGTTTGATCTTTCCACCGCGAACTTCCAGTTCGTGGAGATCATGCCCTGGGTACCGGCCTGGAACATGAACTACCATGTGGGCGTGGACGGGATCAGCATCCTGATGATCTTTTTGACCGTGCTGCTCCTGCCCCTTTGCGTGCTGTGCTCCTGGTCGTACATCGGCAAACGGGTCAAGGAGTTTCACTTCTGCCTGCTGCTGATGATCGGGGCCTGCGTGGGCATCTTCTCGGCCCTGGACTTCGTGCTGTTCTACATTTTCTGGGAGGCCATGCTCATCCCCATGTTCCTGCTCATCGCGGTCTGGGGCGGGCCGAACAAGCGCTACGCATCCTTGAAGTTCTTCATCTACACCCTGGCCGGCAGCACGCTGTTTCTGGCGGCCATCGTGGCCTTTTTCGTGAACACCGGGACCTTCTCCATTCCGGAACTGATGACCCATGAATACGCTTTCAACTTCCAGTTCTGGACCTTCCTGGCCATGGCCCTGGCCTTTGCCATCAAGGTGCCGATGTTTCCGTTCCACACCTGGCTTCCGGCGGCCCACGTGGAAGCACCCACCGCGGGCTCGGTGCTCCTGGCTTCCATCCTGCTCAAAATGGGCACCTACGGCTTTCTGCGCTTTTGCCTGCCCCTGACCCCCGCGGCCAGCGAGTACTTTGCGCCGCTGATGATCACCATCTCCATCGTTTCCATCCTTTACGGCGGAGTCATTGCTTTGGGCCAGAAGGACATGAAGAAGCTGATCGCCTATTCCTCCGTGGCCCACATGGGCTTCGTGACCCTGGGCATCTTCGTCTTCACCATGCGCGGGGTGGAAGGGGCGATCATGCAGATGATCAACCATGGGATCACCACCGGGGCGCTGTTCATGCTCGTGGGCGCGATCTACGAACGCAGCCACAGCCGGGAAATCGCGGACAACATGGGCCTGGGCAAATACCTGCCGGCCTACATGTTCTTCTTCGGCCTGTTCGCCATAGCGTCCTTCGGCTTTCCCGGCACCAACGGCTTCGTCTCCGAAGCCCTGGTGCTCATCGGCGTGTTCGAGGCCAATTACCTCCTGGGCGCGTTGACCATTCCCGGGGTGATGCTGGCCGCGGCCTACATGCTCCGCCTGGGCCTGAAACTGGCCTGGGGCCAGCCGTCCCAGGCGGCGAACTGGAAGGACCTGAACACCCGGGAGTGGGTCTATCTGGTCCCCCTGGCCGTGCTGGTCCTGTACCTGGGGCTGATGCCCACCCTGGCTCTCAAAACCATCAACCCTTCGGTGGTCCACCTTCTGAACCAGTACGAAACCCGCAAGACCCTGCACCTGGAGTCGTCCCTCCAGCCCGAACCACCGGCCCAGGTTGTTCAACTCCCCGCAACACGAGGTACTGACCAGTGA